A part of Methanorbis furvi genomic DNA contains:
- a CDS encoding ATP-binding cassette domain-containing protein, whose product MNETFQEGLHLFSGKVGSGKTTLALAAAGLLAPDAGVVRHDGFESRPVLLMQFPEYHVTGSTVSEEIASWKVFGTEEPFGLLGVQASDRDPITLSRGELRRLELACVFSREPDLLILDEPYASLDMSAKPILTTLLEMRRGTTLVFSHETENVPDNAEHWRISAGGVHHE is encoded by the coding sequence GTGAACGAAACATTTCAGGAAGGGCTGCATCTGTTTTCAGGAAAAGTCGGCTCCGGCAAAACAACACTCGCCCTTGCAGCGGCAGGGCTTCTGGCTCCGGACGCAGGAGTCGTTCGACATGATGGGTTCGAAAGCAGACCAGTTCTCCTCATGCAGTTTCCCGAGTATCACGTGACCGGCTCGACGGTTTCTGAAGAAATTGCATCATGGAAAGTCTTCGGTACCGAAGAGCCGTTCGGCTTGCTCGGCGTGCAGGCGTCAGACCGCGACCCGATCACCCTCTCCCGCGGAGAGCTGCGGCGCCTCGAACTTGCCTGTGTGTTTTCGCGGGAACCGGATCTGTTGATCCTTGACGAGCCTTACGCATCCTTGGATATGTCTGCAAAACCAATCCTCACCACACTTCTGGAAATGCGGCGCGGCACAACACTGGTGTTTTCCCATGAAACTGAAAATGTGCCGGACAATGCCGAACACTGGAGGATTTCGGCAGGGGGCGTTCATCATGAGTGA
- the bioB gene encoding biotin synthase BioB, with translation MSVIDQMQEKVLSGGELTREDALSLSKENHAPLAVAANEIREHFCGKSFDLCMILNAKSGGCSEDCIYCAQSVHYSQGTSSSGIKDITPHLFRIAENYSLGANRCGFVTAGKTLSGDELETLLTNYRSVQKICKISLCASHGLLAGSDLRRLREAGVTRYHANLETSRNYFPKICTTHSYDDKIAVIKAAQEAGLEVCSGGIFGIGETVTDRIDMALELRGLGIKSVPINILHPIPGTPLENAKPLGLFDARKIVSLYRFLLPDAKIRIAGGRGLLPNADSELFTAGANAAISGDMLTTAGVCLLEDVKMIAELGFTADCVRI, from the coding sequence ATGAGTGTCATAGATCAGATGCAGGAAAAAGTTCTGAGCGGCGGAGAGCTGACAAGAGAGGATGCGCTGTCCCTCTCAAAGGAGAATCATGCTCCTCTTGCGGTCGCGGCGAATGAGATCCGCGAACACTTCTGCGGAAAATCATTTGATCTTTGCATGATTTTAAATGCAAAATCCGGCGGATGTTCTGAGGACTGTATCTACTGTGCCCAGTCAGTACATTACTCCCAAGGGACTTCATCCTCCGGCATAAAAGACATCACGCCGCATCTTTTCAGAATTGCTGAAAATTATTCTCTGGGTGCTAACCGCTGCGGGTTTGTCACCGCCGGAAAAACACTGAGTGGTGATGAGCTGGAAACTCTTCTGACCAACTACCGGTCAGTTCAAAAGATCTGCAAAATTTCCCTCTGCGCTTCCCATGGTCTGCTGGCCGGTTCAGATCTCAGGCGGCTGAGGGAGGCAGGAGTCACCAGATATCATGCAAATCTGGAGACGTCCAGAAATTATTTTCCAAAAATTTGCACAACGCATTCGTATGATGACAAGATAGCAGTGATCAAAGCAGCACAAGAGGCAGGACTTGAGGTATGCAGCGGCGGAATTTTCGGAATCGGTGAGACCGTGACTGATCGTATCGATATGGCGCTGGAGCTTCGGGGACTTGGGATAAAATCTGTTCCAATCAACATCCTGCATCCGATTCCGGGAACCCCGCTCGAGAATGCGAAGCCACTCGGACTTTTTGACGCGAGAAAAATTGTTTCCCTGTATCGTTTTCTTTTGCCTGATGCAAAAATCCGCATCGCGGGCGGCCGCGGACTTCTGCCAAATGCCGACAGCGAGCTGTTCACTGCCGGTGCAAATGCTGCAATCTCTGGAGACATGCTGACGACTGCGGGTGTTTGTCTTTTGGAGGATGTGAAAATGATTGCTGAGCTTGGGTTTACTGCGGACTGTGTGAGAATTTGA
- a CDS encoding ABC transporter ATP-binding protein: MISFEEIRSGILEIPELSLAPGITAVVGDNGAGKTTFLRICAGLSLPKTGTVSIDGKNPRECEVGYVSEFPDRHMIFSVVRDEIASPLRFAGKSSDEIFESVLAVAEILNITHLLNRECKTLSGGEKMLIGVATALVAKPVLLVMDEPDSHLDPQTSAELFTIIRESDCPHVLWSTHAKKIIQRADQTLELVQGRVSEP; this comes from the coding sequence ATGATCTCTTTTGAAGAGATCAGATCCGGGATACTTGAGATCCCGGAACTCTCGCTCGCTCCTGGGATAACCGCAGTTGTCGGAGATAACGGAGCAGGAAAAACAACATTTCTTCGCATCTGTGCCGGACTTTCCCTCCCGAAAACCGGAACCGTTTCAATCGACGGAAAAAATCCAAGAGAGTGTGAGGTCGGGTATGTCTCAGAGTTTCCGGACCGTCACATGATATTTTCTGTTGTGCGGGATGAGATCGCATCACCTCTGCGGTTTGCCGGAAAAAGTTCTGATGAAATTTTTGAATCAGTATTGGCGGTTGCCGAAATACTCAACATCACCCACCTTCTGAATCGCGAATGTAAAACACTTTCCGGCGGAGAAAAAATGCTCATCGGTGTTGCGACCGCACTTGTTGCAAAACCAGTTCTGCTGGTGATGGATGAACCTGACTCGCATCTTGATCCACAAACCTCTGCAGAACTTTTCACAATCATCAGAGAATCAGACTGTCCGCACGTACTCTGGAGCACGCATGCGAAAAAAATTATTCAGCGTGCGGATCAGACTCTCGAACTTGTCCAAGGCAGAGTGAGTGAGCCATGA
- a CDS encoding pyruvate/oxaloacetate carboxyltransferase, whose product MTKLYITDTTLRDAHQSLAATRMRTEDMIDLATAMEKAGFWSVEAWGGATFDTCIRYLNDDPWKRLRDLKQIFVKTPIQMLLRGQNLVGYKHYPDDVVDKFVAAAASNGIDVFRVFDALNDIRNMTRSMTAVQNEGKHLQGTISYTTSPVHSTETFIDMAEELYSLGCNSICIKDMAGLIMPEATRELITGIKRRIDIPVCLHTHSTSGIAPMSYQAAVEAGVDILDTAMSPFAGGTSQPATESIVASLIGTERDTGISLSVLRDIKNEASAVRCKYDCLINPISVRIDSDVLIYQLPGGMISNLVSQLKEQGALDKMDDVLLEIPVVRKDLGYPPLVTPTSQIVGTQAVLNVLMGGRYKTVTNEVRDYLKGMYGKSPAPLDNALVTSIIGDEERIDCRPADTLGPIYDKMKTDAESQGLIKKEEDVLTYILYPAIAPAFLKGEKTAEALPAVAPAGAAAAPAVDIDIPRSMEVEVDGEVFMVRILSVEGESVSAGSSEPGKRQTSRGDVPGGVKSSIQGMVLDIKVQMGQKVSAGDTLLVLEAMKMENPVVSPVDGTVTEIFVENGAVVQSGDVLVVVK is encoded by the coding sequence ATGACAAAGCTTTACATTACGGACACAACCCTTCGGGACGCACATCAGTCGCTCGCCGCAACGAGGATGCGTACCGAAGATATGATCGACCTCGCAACGGCGATGGAGAAGGCGGGCTTCTGGTCAGTCGAAGCATGGGGAGGTGCCACCTTTGACACCTGTATCAGATATCTGAATGATGATCCATGGAAACGTCTGCGGGATCTGAAACAGATCTTCGTCAAGACACCAATACAGATGCTGCTTCGCGGCCAGAACCTGGTCGGCTACAAACACTACCCAGACGACGTCGTTGACAAGTTCGTTGCCGCTGCGGCATCGAATGGTATCGACGTTTTCCGTGTATTTGACGCGCTCAACGATATCCGCAATATGACGCGTTCAATGACTGCTGTCCAGAATGAAGGAAAACATCTGCAGGGAACCATCAGCTATACCACAAGTCCGGTCCACAGTACAGAGACGTTCATCGACATGGCCGAAGAGCTCTACAGCCTCGGCTGCAACTCCATCTGTATCAAAGATATGGCAGGACTCATCATGCCGGAGGCAACCCGCGAACTGATCACCGGCATTAAGAGACGCATCGATATCCCAGTCTGTCTGCACACCCACTCAACAAGCGGCATTGCCCCGATGAGTTATCAGGCAGCTGTTGAGGCAGGAGTCGATATCCTTGACACCGCCATGTCCCCGTTCGCCGGCGGAACCTCACAGCCTGCAACCGAAAGTATCGTCGCATCCTTGATCGGTACCGAACGCGACACCGGTATCTCCCTTTCCGTTCTCCGTGACATCAAGAACGAAGCGTCCGCAGTCCGCTGCAAATATGACTGTCTCATCAACCCGATCTCGGTTCGGATCGACAGCGATGTTCTGATCTATCAGCTCCCGGGCGGTATGATCTCAAACCTTGTCTCCCAGCTCAAAGAACAGGGAGCACTTGACAAGATGGATGATGTGCTGCTCGAAATTCCGGTGGTCAGAAAAGATCTTGGATACCCGCCGCTGGTCACGCCGACCTCGCAGATTGTCGGAACCCAGGCTGTTCTCAATGTTCTGATGGGCGGCAGGTACAAGACGGTGACCAACGAGGTCCGCGACTATCTGAAGGGAATGTACGGAAAGTCTCCGGCTCCACTCGATAATGCGCTGGTCACATCAATTATCGGTGATGAGGAACGCATCGACTGCCGCCCGGCAGATACGCTTGGCCCGATCTATGATAAGATGAAGACCGATGCCGAGTCGCAGGGTCTGATCAAAAAGGAGGAGGATGTCCTGACCTACATTCTCTATCCGGCAATTGCCCCGGCATTCCTGAAAGGCGAGAAGACCGCAGAGGCACTCCCTGCCGTTGCACCTGCGGGTGCTGCGGCAGCGCCCGCGGTTGACATTGATATCCCACGATCGATGGAGGTTGAGGTTGACGGCGAGGTGTTCATGGTCAGGATTCTGTCGGTCGAAGGCGAGTCGGTCTCTGCCGGCAGCTCGGAGCCAGGGAAACGCCAGACCTCCCGCGGCGATGTGCCGGGTGGTGTGAAGAGCAGTATTCAGGGAATGGTGCTTGACATTAAGGTACAGATGGGTCAGAAGGTTTCGGCAGGCGACACTCTTCTCGTGCTGGAGGCCATGAAGATGGAAAACCCGGTGGTCAGTCCGGTTGACGGAACGGTTACGGAGATCTTTGTGGAGAACGGTGCGGTTGTACAGAGCGGCGACGTTCTCGTGGTGGTGAAATGA
- a CDS encoding acetyl-CoA carboxylase biotin carboxylase subunit: MNKDRYFDKVLVANRGEIAIRVMRACREMGIETVAVYSDADADALHVKYADEAFMIGSAHPTKSYLNMDRILEVAQMAGADAIHPGYGFLAEKAAFSAAVSKAGLTFIGPSEKTISMMGSKIGSKQAMADAGVPVLPWTRSTEHDEAKAFADSIGYPVIVKASAGGGGIGMTIVRSAAEMDEAIEKSMRTAASAFGDPTVFIEKYLENPRHIEVQIFADSKGDVVHMFERDCSIQRRHQKLVEEAPCPIMTPELREKMTQSAMTVARTCNYENAGTVEFLYDNGNYYFMEMNTRLQVEHTVTELITGLDMVRMQIKVAAGEPLPYSQDQIICRGHAIECRINAEDPANNFAADAGKITRYRSPGGPGIRIDSCIHVGYSIPPLYDSMIAKLCARAMTREETIARMRRALMEYVILGVKTTLPLHYAIMNNPQFVAGDTHTNFLEEPAVKKYLPRYMRESETRMNQLADSLGRGKEKTIAVTAAVNAYMAAAAAKNAKGKQ, encoded by the coding sequence ATGAACAAAGACCGGTACTTCGACAAGGTTCTGGTCGCAAACCGCGGCGAGATCGCAATTCGCGTGATGCGTGCATGCCGTGAGATGGGCATTGAGACTGTGGCGGTCTACTCGGATGCGGATGCGGATGCTCTGCATGTGAAGTATGCGGACGAAGCGTTCATGATCGGTTCTGCGCATCCGACGAAGAGTTACCTGAATATGGATCGTATCTTGGAGGTCGCACAGATGGCGGGAGCCGATGCGATTCATCCGGGATACGGATTTCTTGCGGAAAAAGCTGCATTTTCTGCTGCGGTGAGCAAGGCTGGCCTGACCTTTATTGGTCCATCGGAAAAAACGATCTCGATGATGGGATCAAAGATCGGATCAAAGCAGGCGATGGCTGATGCTGGCGTTCCGGTACTGCCGTGGACGCGAAGTACCGAGCATGATGAGGCGAAGGCGTTTGCAGACTCGATCGGTTACCCGGTAATCGTGAAGGCTTCGGCTGGCGGCGGCGGTATCGGCATGACGATTGTTCGCAGCGCTGCTGAAATGGATGAGGCGATCGAGAAGTCGATGCGCACAGCTGCGTCTGCATTCGGTGACCCGACGGTGTTCATCGAAAAGTATCTGGAAAACCCGCGACACATTGAGGTGCAGATCTTTGCAGACTCCAAGGGCGATGTTGTTCACATGTTCGAACGCGACTGTTCTATTCAGCGCCGTCACCAGAAACTGGTGGAAGAGGCACCGTGCCCGATCATGACACCTGAGCTGCGCGAAAAGATGACGCAGTCTGCAATGACGGTCGCAAGGACCTGCAACTATGAGAATGCCGGAACGGTGGAGTTTCTGTATGACAACGGGAACTACTACTTCATGGAGATGAACACCCGTCTGCAGGTGGAGCACACGGTAACAGAACTCATCACCGGTCTTGACATGGTGCGGATGCAGATCAAGGTTGCGGCAGGCGAGCCTCTGCCGTACTCGCAGGATCAGATCATCTGCCGGGGCCACGCGATTGAGTGCCGTATCAATGCCGAGGATCCTGCGAACAATTTTGCGGCTGATGCCGGAAAAATTACCCGCTACCGGTCTCCCGGAGGACCGGGCATTCGTATTGACAGTTGTATTCACGTAGGGTACTCGATTCCTCCGCTGTACGATTCGATGATCGCCAAACTCTGCGCCCGCGCGATGACCCGCGAGGAAACAATTGCCAGAATGCGCCGCGCGCTGATGGAGTATGTTATCCTTGGCGTGAAGACGACACTGCCCCTGCATTATGCAATTATGAACAATCCTCAGTTCGTTGCCGGAGATACGCACACGAATTTCCTTGAAGAGCCTGCGGTGAAAAAGTATCTGCCGCGCTATATGCGGGAGAGCGAGACGCGTATGAACCAGCTTGCAGACTCGCTCGGCCGCGGAAAGGAGAAGACGATTGCGGTGACGGCTGCGGTGAATGCCTATATGGCAGCAGCTGCGGCGAAGAATGCGAAGGGGAAACAGTAA
- a CDS encoding biotin--[acetyl-CoA-carboxylase] ligase: MTQTLFDVLRILDEAGIGHPVPGEVISERLGITRTAVWKYVNLLREIGYRIDAQPKTGYSLEKRSWLLLPYEVKRYLKTQVIGQEMHHFEQVPSTDALARQLLHEVGDEVAPGTVLVAEQQTGGIGRMNRVWMSPEGGIWATIVLMPKLNVDQTFTIMMAGSLALARAIRQEFGLSALIKWPNDVFIGDKKVAGMTIELTADDDILRYCLVGVGIDVNVSVEKTMPNISNLVTSISDELGHEVERAEFFARFLKEFERRYNMVLKGETEPLFREWRSLSCTLHRRVRIRTVRESFDGEAIDIDEHGALIVHRDGGEVERVIAGDCFML, from the coding sequence ATGACACAGACACTATTTGATGTTCTGCGGATCCTTGATGAGGCCGGTATTGGCCATCCGGTGCCGGGAGAGGTTATCAGCGAACGCCTTGGGATTACCCGTACCGCCGTGTGGAAATATGTGAATCTTCTTCGCGAGATCGGATACCGGATAGATGCACAGCCAAAGACAGGCTACTCGCTGGAGAAACGGTCATGGCTTCTGCTTCCCTATGAAGTGAAGCGGTACCTCAAGACCCAGGTCATCGGTCAGGAGATGCATCACTTTGAACAGGTTCCGTCAACCGATGCACTTGCACGCCAGCTGCTGCACGAGGTCGGCGATGAGGTGGCCCCGGGAACGGTGCTTGTCGCAGAACAGCAGACCGGCGGCATCGGAAGAATGAACCGCGTCTGGATGAGTCCTGAGGGCGGCATCTGGGCAACAATTGTGCTGATGCCCAAACTCAATGTTGATCAGACGTTCACTATTATGATGGCAGGTTCCCTTGCACTGGCGCGTGCAATTCGTCAGGAGTTCGGGCTTTCGGCACTGATCAAGTGGCCGAACGATGTGTTTATCGGCGACAAAAAAGTTGCCGGCATGACGATTGAGCTTACCGCAGATGATGATATTCTCCGCTACTGTCTGGTCGGTGTCGGTATTGATGTAAATGTCTCGGTGGAGAAGACGATGCCGAATATTTCCAATCTGGTTACGTCCATCTCCGACGAGCTCGGTCATGAGGTGGAGCGGGCGGAGTTCTTTGCAAGATTCCTCAAGGAGTTTGAACGCCGCTATAATATGGTGCTGAAAGGAGAGACCGAACCGCTGTTCCGCGAGTGGCGGAGTCTGTCCTGCACCCTGCACCGCCGCGTCCGCATCCGGACGGTACGGGAGAGCTTCGATGGAGAGGCTATCGATATTGATGAGCACGGAGCTTTGATCGTCCACCGTGACGGTGGCGAGGTCGAACGCGTTATTGCGGGCGACTGCTTCATGCTCTAA
- a CDS encoding Fic family protein, with protein sequence MAHTDPNTPYNTMPNLPPEAEIETIRIWRACAEAKTSLARMREAGKLIPNQRILISSIPLLEATASSRIENIFTTSNALYTALSVPEEISDPATKEVLRYREALAVGVGELKSGKKLGEILLTRVCSVLLDHEVDRRRAGADTYIKGPEGRVYTPPDDPIILEDLIHHLEEYINGDREPDPLIRLALIHYQFEAIHPFGDANGRTGRILNILYLIDQDLLDIPILYLSRHIIQHKSEYYHRLRQVTENEEWEEWIVFMLNAVRETADWTYDRIQAIKSLMDETIEICKERLPKIYSYDLVEEIFLQPYCKPAFLVDIGIGNRQTAMKYLKALEDTGILASIRIGKERIYVNTRLFELLKFIDE encoded by the coding sequence ATGGCGCACACAGATCCGAACACCCCCTACAATACCATGCCAAATCTTCCACCGGAGGCTGAGATTGAGACGATTCGGATATGGAGAGCCTGTGCTGAAGCAAAAACATCTCTTGCACGGATGCGGGAAGCAGGCAAACTCATTCCAAACCAGAGGATCCTCATCAGCTCCATCCCGTTACTCGAAGCAACTGCGAGTTCCAGAATTGAAAATATTTTCACCACCAGTAATGCCCTCTACACTGCACTCTCGGTTCCTGAGGAAATATCAGATCCGGCAACAAAGGAGGTGCTTCGGTACCGGGAAGCACTCGCTGTCGGCGTCGGCGAATTAAAGTCCGGAAAAAAACTCGGAGAAATACTGCTGACCCGTGTCTGTTCCGTTCTGCTGGATCATGAGGTTGATCGACGAAGAGCGGGCGCAGATACTTACATCAAAGGCCCGGAAGGACGCGTGTACACTCCTCCGGATGATCCAATCATTCTCGAAGATCTGATACACCATCTGGAAGAGTACATAAACGGCGACAGGGAACCTGACCCGCTGATTCGTCTCGCACTAATTCACTATCAGTTTGAAGCAATACATCCGTTCGGGGATGCGAACGGAAGGACAGGGAGAATTCTGAATATATTATACCTGATCGATCAAGATCTCCTCGATATCCCGATACTCTACCTCAGCCGGCATATCATCCAGCACAAATCCGAATATTACCATCGACTTCGGCAAGTTACCGAGAACGAGGAGTGGGAGGAGTGGATTGTTTTCATGTTGAACGCGGTCAGGGAAACCGCTGACTGGACCTATGACCGGATTCAGGCGATCAAATCCCTGATGGATGAAACGATTGAGATCTGTAAAGAGCGTCTGCCGAAGATTTACTCGTATGATTTAGTTGAAGAAATATTTCTTCAGCCGTACTGCAAACCTGCTTTTCTTGTTGATATCGGTATTGGAAACCGGCAGACCGCGATGAAGTATCTGAAGGCCCTCGAAGATACTGGCATTCTTGCATCGATACGGATCGGAAAGGAGCGGATCTATGTGAACACCAGACTGTTTGAACTGCTGAAGTTCATCGATGAGTAG
- a CDS encoding biotin transporter BioY produces the protein MYGNEKRSQLIAFSAVFVALIAVGGWISIPIMMIPFTMQNFFMLLAAAVMKRYAVIPVGLYVLLGTLGLPIFHNGTAGIGVLLGPTGGFLIGFFLMSGVAGLLFEKKSVRFDILALVLFGVGSYLFGAGWFMISTGASVVAAFVACVLPFVIGDVIKFAVIEVIVLRLRKSGIDLL, from the coding sequence ATGTACGGGAATGAAAAACGTTCACAACTGATTGCCTTCTCGGCCGTCTTCGTTGCCCTCATTGCAGTCGGAGGATGGATATCCATTCCGATCATGATGATTCCCTTCACCATGCAGAATTTTTTCATGCTGCTCGCAGCAGCAGTCATGAAACGGTACGCAGTAATTCCCGTAGGACTGTATGTGCTGCTTGGAACGCTCGGGCTGCCGATTTTTCACAACGGAACGGCAGGAATCGGTGTGCTGCTCGGGCCCACCGGAGGATTTCTGATCGGTTTTTTCCTCATGTCAGGAGTTGCCGGACTGTTGTTTGAGAAAAAATCCGTCCGGTTCGACATTCTCGCGCTTGTTCTGTTCGGCGTCGGCAGCTATCTCTTTGGTGCCGGATGGTTTATGATCTCAACCGGTGCGTCCGTAGTCGCGGCTTTTGTTGCCTGTGTTCTGCCGTTTGTGATAGGAGATGTGATCAAATTCGCAGTCATCGAAGTGATCGTACTTCGGCTGCGGAAATCAGGAATAGATCTGCTATGA
- a CDS encoding LysR family transcriptional regulator, with protein MDMNIQKYQAFIKTVESGSFTKAAEALGCSQSGISRMIHDLETEWKVALLERSRAGVRLTSEGLKLLPHAQRVCDEFQKLQMQMNELNGLETGLIRIGTFSSVATHWLPNIIKEFQKDYPNIDYELLLGDYTEIERWILEGRVDCGFLRLPTHPDLETIFLEQDQLRVILPEDHRLADCEKFPVQALCDDPFMLLEKGAKAEISEIFERNHLTPKVHFTTWDDYAIMSMVESGLGISILPQLILRRVPYKIAAKELNVPAFRNIGIALRDTKTASLAVKRFLEYLKYR; from the coding sequence ATGGATATGAACATTCAAAAGTATCAGGCATTCATCAAAACTGTGGAGTCAGGCAGCTTCACCAAAGCAGCCGAGGCACTCGGCTGCTCCCAGTCGGGAATCAGCCGAATGATCCATGATCTCGAAACCGAATGGAAGGTAGCACTGCTTGAACGAAGCCGTGCCGGAGTGAGGCTCACCTCCGAAGGACTCAAACTTCTGCCGCATGCTCAACGCGTCTGCGACGAGTTTCAGAAACTCCAGATGCAGATGAACGAACTGAATGGATTGGAAACCGGCCTCATCAGGATTGGAACATTCTCCAGCGTCGCAACCCACTGGCTGCCGAACATCATCAAAGAGTTCCAGAAGGATTACCCGAACATCGATTACGAACTGCTGCTCGGCGACTACACCGAGATTGAGCGATGGATTCTGGAGGGCCGCGTGGACTGCGGGTTCCTCCGTCTCCCCACTCATCCTGACTTAGAAACAATTTTTCTCGAACAGGATCAGCTGCGTGTGATCCTGCCTGAGGATCACCGTCTCGCGGACTGCGAAAAATTTCCGGTTCAGGCACTTTGTGATGATCCATTTATGCTTCTGGAGAAAGGGGCGAAGGCAGAGATCTCCGAGATCTTTGAGAGAAATCATCTGACGCCAAAGGTACACTTCACGACATGGGATGACTACGCGATCATGTCGATGGTCGAGAGCGGGCTTGGCATCAGCATCCTGCCGCAGCTGATTCTCCGGCGTGTCCCCTATAAAATTGCTGCAAAGGAACTGAACGTTCCTGCGTTCCGCAACATCGGCATTGCTCTCCGTGATACCAAAACTGCGTCTCTTGCGGTCAAGCGGTTTCTGGAGTACCTGAAGTATCGGTGA
- a CDS encoding DMT family transporter, producing the protein MNGAYAAYVVSLILFGLNGVVASYISLPSDQIVFLRTLIGSVVLLSVFLGLRKKFTFLQYKRDFLYVAASGVAMGASWIFLYEAYQLIGVSVSSLAYYCGPVIVMLFAPILFREKLTWVGIASFVVVLFGTFFVNGDVLLAGGNGWGLFCGAMSAVMHAAMVICTKKAVHIGGLENATWQLIFSFLATVAFMICIGGSFSFEIAASDWLPILILGVFNTGICCYLYFSSIGHLPIQTVSICGYLEPLSAVVFSVLLLGEVMLPVQIFGAVLILGGAMAGEMYVYRSKEKVLG; encoded by the coding sequence ATGAATGGGGCTTACGCTGCGTACGTCGTTTCGCTGATTCTGTTTGGTTTGAATGGAGTTGTGGCGAGCTACATCTCTCTTCCCAGTGATCAGATTGTATTCTTGCGGACGCTCATCGGCAGTGTTGTGCTGCTCTCGGTCTTTCTTGGCCTGCGAAAAAAGTTTACGTTCCTTCAATACAAGCGGGATTTTTTGTATGTTGCAGCATCCGGTGTTGCGATGGGGGCAAGCTGGATATTTTTGTATGAGGCGTACCAGCTGATTGGTGTGAGTGTTTCCTCACTTGCCTACTACTGCGGGCCGGTTATTGTTATGCTGTTTGCGCCGATTTTGTTCCGCGAGAAGCTGACATGGGTGGGCATTGCAAGTTTTGTTGTTGTGTTGTTCGGGACATTTTTTGTGAACGGCGATGTTTTGTTGGCAGGGGGAAACGGCTGGGGACTGTTTTGCGGGGCGATGTCTGCGGTGATGCATGCGGCGATGGTTATCTGTACGAAAAAAGCGGTACATATCGGTGGGCTGGAGAATGCGACATGGCAGCTGATCTTTAGTTTTCTTGCGACCGTTGCGTTTATGATATGTATCGGCGGAAGCTTTTCGTTCGAGATTGCAGCAAGTGATTGGCTGCCGATTTTGATCCTTGGTGTGTTCAATACCGGCATCTGCTGTTATTTGTATTTTTCTTCAATCGGTCATCTACCGATTCAGACTGTATCCATCTGCGGATATCTTGAGCCGTTGTCGGCTGTTGTGTTCTCAGTACTGCTGCTTGGAGAGGTGATGCTGCCGGTGCAGATCTTTGGAGCGGTACTGATCTTAGGGGGCGCTATGGCAGGAGAGATGTATGTGTATCGGAGTAAGGAGAAGGTGTTAGGATGA
- a CDS encoding type II toxin-antitoxin system CcdA family antitoxin — MAHKEKIQKNNRMRKPVNITLPEECIAFVRENGINLSQFVEMAIKNFISEIETHSEREIVGLVLFSQIKS, encoded by the coding sequence ATGGCGCATAAAGAAAAAATACAAAAAAACAATCGCATGAGAAAACCGGTAAACATCACATTGCCGGAGGAGTGCATTGCATTTGTTCGAGAAAATGGAATTAATCTATCCCAGTTCGTAGAAATGGCGATCAAAAATTTCATCTCCGAGATTGAAACTCACTCAGAAAGAGAAATAGTAGGTCTCGTATTGTTCTCACAAATAAAATCATAA